The following proteins are encoded in a genomic region of Catellatospora sp. TT07R-123:
- a CDS encoding BlaI/MecI/CopY family transcriptional regulator encodes MTDTDARKRAAGELEAEVMGVLWSAGSPLTPAQVQERLQPGLAYNTVQTILTRLADKRLVSRAQVGRAHAYQPVLDEAASAAARLRATLDAAGDPRLVLQRFAETLDGDEARLLRELLGAPGDRP; translated from the coding sequence ATGACCGACACCGACGCGCGCAAACGGGCCGCCGGCGAGCTGGAGGCCGAGGTGATGGGCGTGCTGTGGTCCGCCGGGTCGCCGCTGACCCCGGCGCAGGTGCAGGAGCGGCTCCAGCCCGGACTGGCGTACAACACGGTGCAGACGATCCTGACCCGGCTGGCCGACAAGCGGCTGGTGTCGCGGGCCCAGGTGGGGCGGGCGCACGCGTACCAGCCGGTGCTGGACGAGGCGGCCTCGGCGGCGGCGCGGCTGCGGGCCACCCTGGACGCCGCGGGTGATCCGAGGCTGGTGCTCCAGCGCTTCGCCGAGACGCTGGACGGCGACGAGGCGCGCCTGCTGCGGGAGCTGCTGGGGGCGCCCGGGGACCGTCCGTGA
- a CDS encoding lipase maturation factor family protein, with the protein MTVDWFTAPDYWWGRLLFQRGLAAIYLVAFLVVVNQFRALLGERGLTPVPEYLAYTPFRRAPSLFHWRFSDGLAAAVGWTGVAVSAALLAGVGDLLPVWAAMALWLLLWALYLSVVNVGQVWYSFGWESLLLEAGFLAVFLGNARVGPPVLVLWLLRWLLFRLEFGAGLIKMRGDRCWRDLTCLYYHHETQPMPGPLSRLFHHLPRPLHRAEAAANHAVQLVVPFGLFLPQPVATIAAACIIVTQLWLVASGNFSWLNWMAVILAASALDLSAPLGTGPTAAAPGWWAALVLAVTVLVLVLSYRPARNLLSRQQLMNASFDRLHLVNTYGAFGSVTRVRRELVLEGTDATELTPGTVWREYGFKGKPGDLRRLPPQVAPYHLRLDWLMWFAALSPGYAEPWLLPLLHKLLDGDRATLRLLRTDPFPDKPPVYVRVLLYRYRFTTRAERRQTGHRWHRTLIGEFTPPIALRRR; encoded by the coding sequence GTGACCGTGGACTGGTTCACCGCGCCGGACTACTGGTGGGGCAGGCTGCTGTTCCAGCGCGGACTGGCCGCGATCTACCTGGTCGCGTTCCTGGTGGTGGTGAACCAGTTCCGGGCGCTGCTGGGCGAGCGCGGGCTGACGCCGGTGCCGGAGTACCTGGCGTACACGCCGTTCCGGCGCGCGCCCAGCCTGTTCCACTGGCGCTTCAGCGACGGGCTGGCGGCGGCGGTGGGCTGGACCGGGGTGGCGGTGTCGGCGGCGCTGCTGGCCGGGGTCGGCGACCTGCTGCCGGTATGGGCCGCGATGGCGCTGTGGCTGCTGCTGTGGGCCCTGTACCTGTCGGTCGTCAACGTCGGCCAGGTCTGGTACTCGTTCGGCTGGGAGAGCCTGCTGCTGGAGGCCGGGTTCCTGGCCGTGTTCCTCGGCAACGCCCGGGTCGGGCCGCCGGTGCTGGTCCTGTGGCTGCTGCGCTGGCTGCTGTTCCGGCTGGAGTTCGGCGCGGGTCTGATCAAGATGCGCGGCGACCGGTGCTGGCGCGACCTGACCTGCCTGTACTACCACCACGAGACCCAGCCGATGCCCGGCCCGCTCAGCCGGTTGTTCCACCACCTGCCCAGACCGCTGCACCGGGCGGAGGCCGCCGCCAACCACGCCGTGCAGCTCGTCGTGCCGTTCGGGCTGTTCCTGCCGCAACCGGTCGCCACGATCGCGGCGGCGTGCATCATCGTCACCCAGCTGTGGCTGGTCGCCTCCGGCAACTTCTCCTGGCTGAACTGGATGGCCGTCATCCTGGCCGCCTCCGCGCTGGACCTGTCCGCGCCGCTGGGCACCGGTCCGACCGCGGCCGCCCCCGGCTGGTGGGCCGCGCTCGTGCTCGCCGTGACCGTGCTGGTGCTGGTGCTGAGCTACCGCCCGGCCCGCAACCTGCTGTCGCGGCAGCAGCTGATGAACGCCAGCTTCGACCGGTTGCACCTGGTCAACACGTACGGCGCGTTCGGCAGCGTGACCCGGGTGCGCCGCGAGCTCGTCCTTGAGGGCACCGACGCCACCGAGCTCACCCCCGGCACCGTGTGGCGCGAGTACGGCTTCAAGGGCAAGCCCGGTGACCTGCGCCGCCTGCCGCCGCAAGTCGCGCCGTACCACCTGCGGCTGGACTGGCTGATGTGGTTCGCGGCCCTGTCACCCGGTTACGCCGAACCGTGGCTGCTGCCGCTGCTGCACAAGCTGCTCGACGGTGACCGGGCGACGCTGCGGCTGCTGCGCACCGACCCGTTCCCGGACAAGCCCCCGGTATACGTCCGCGTCCTGCTGTACCGCTACCGGTTCACCACCCGGGCCGAGCGCCGCCAGACCGGCCACCGCTGGCACCGCACCCTGATCGGCGAGTTCACACCCCCGATCGCGCTGCGCCGCCGGTGA
- a CDS encoding MFS transporter: MLVPARTPAPHPDSRRIIAARALRTFGFGCTSVLLADRLAADGCTAAQIGALIAVACAGSVTGTVFMAACADRCGRRASLAVSALLMAAAGAVFATCHSYPLLLAAAFVGTVSPSTNDNTPFSGIEQAILAHTTPPGHHTRVFTWYNVSAQLAGALGGLAAAGLAATGGTRAGQYAFVLYTVLALAIGLLAACLSDQAEAPARRAGTRTAAQPVPSRVRTLAALFGLDAFAGGLVVQSLLAWWLHERYGIALSGLGLLFFAMNLAAALAQLAAPALAARRGLLPAMLWPHAASNLLLLAAAFAPTFPAAAALLVSRCALSKIDVPARQAFTAALVAPSQRTAAASLTSAARSIAVTTSPLAATALTLAPLAAAVTPLVTAAVLGLAYDALLLRSFGHDPSGRPAPATPPRRPRPHPHRPAHTTPDRVPH; this comes from the coding sequence ATGCTTGTACCGGCCAGGACCCCAGCGCCGCACCCCGACAGCCGCCGCATCATCGCCGCCCGCGCCCTGCGCACCTTCGGCTTCGGCTGCACCAGCGTCCTGCTGGCCGACCGCCTCGCCGCCGACGGCTGCACCGCCGCCCAGATCGGCGCGCTCATCGCCGTCGCCTGCGCGGGCAGCGTCACCGGCACCGTGTTCATGGCCGCCTGCGCCGACCGGTGCGGCCGCCGGGCCAGCCTGGCCGTCAGCGCACTGCTCATGGCCGCCGCCGGTGCCGTCTTCGCCACCTGCCACAGCTACCCGCTGCTGCTGGCGGCGGCGTTCGTCGGCACCGTGTCGCCCTCCACCAACGACAACACCCCGTTCAGCGGCATCGAGCAGGCGATCCTGGCCCACACCACCCCACCGGGCCACCACACCCGCGTGTTCACCTGGTACAACGTCAGCGCCCAGCTCGCCGGAGCGCTCGGCGGCCTCGCCGCCGCCGGACTGGCCGCCACCGGCGGCACCCGCGCCGGGCAGTACGCGTTCGTCCTGTACACGGTGCTGGCCCTGGCCATCGGGCTGCTCGCGGCGTGCCTGTCCGACCAGGCCGAAGCCCCTGCCCGCCGCGCCGGCACCCGGACCGCCGCCCAGCCCGTGCCCTCCCGGGTCCGGACGCTGGCCGCACTGTTCGGACTGGACGCGTTCGCGGGCGGGCTGGTCGTGCAGTCACTGCTGGCCTGGTGGCTGCATGAGCGGTACGGCATCGCCCTCAGCGGCCTGGGCCTGCTGTTCTTCGCCATGAACCTGGCCGCGGCGCTGGCCCAGCTCGCCGCCCCCGCCCTGGCCGCCCGGCGCGGCCTGCTGCCCGCGATGCTGTGGCCGCACGCCGCCTCCAACCTGCTGCTGCTGGCCGCCGCCTTCGCCCCGACCTTCCCGGCCGCCGCCGCGCTGCTGGTCAGCCGCTGCGCCCTGTCGAAGATCGACGTTCCAGCCCGGCAGGCGTTCACGGCGGCGCTCGTCGCCCCGTCGCAGCGGACCGCCGCCGCCAGCCTGACCAGCGCCGCCCGCAGCATCGCGGTCACCACCAGCCCGCTGGCCGCGACCGCACTGACCCTCGCACCCCTGGCCGCCGCAGTGACGCCGCTGGTCACCGCAGCGGTGCTGGGCCTGGCCTACGACGCGCTGCTGCTGCGGTCCTTCGGCCACGACCCGTCCGGCCGCCCCGCCCCGGCCACTCCACCCCGCCGCCCCCGCCCGCACCCCCACCGCCCCGCCCACACCACCCCCGACCGCGTACCCCACTGA
- a CDS encoding NB-ARC domain-containing protein, translating to MAQRSDGGPADPRAAFAAALARLRAAVPDASDEVLARRASATALPSGRRITVNARRLGEWFNGRSVPRDFEQVLAVVQAVAAMTAAAGVAAGPPPQQWRRLWRDAHEHRAERPAGPVPTAADLVVGRPPSDAVALRERTPLADAIDAALADPAVRQVVLTGPGGSGKSQLAAAAFHRCRSDGGVHVWVPASSRQSVLTAYARAWRALAADRDGGGYGHDEETQADLLVAWLRTAQRPWLVVLDDVDDPADLDGLWPIGDRGRSVVTTRRRDAPVLRPDARMVPVGMFSAAESVDYLRSRLSVADPAQAPADAELADLAERLGHFPLALSQAAAFLLDSRTSVAAYRRLLDDRRERLVDLFPSSSPADGHARTVASTWQLAAQRAAALARPGVAQRMLELVAVLAPEGVPQEVVLTEAACEWVGGTAREALAALRALHRLSLVNHDGATVATHALVQRAVLEAAPDQPGLARAAADALEQAWAVDGGRHLAALYDSVTALRRAAGDHLWHERMHPVLRRIGDHLAGLGRVAAAQQATAQLLAQARGHLGEQHRDVLFLRMQAARADGELGRVAESYAALTGVRQDAQRLLGADDPETLAARVHEARHRLELGAAAAALADLVRVADDVTRALGAGHPTALTVRRHVALCRGLSGDAAGARADYAALAEDLARLRGPSHLDTLITHSELGRWIGETGDAAGAVHTYEGAVAGLEELLGRLHHQTLQARHNLAYWRALAGQPAAAVPEFAVAAGDARQALGPRHPTTLTFQANLAYWRGRSGAASAGAELAEVGAVVAEVLGPDHPRTLRIRQQRAELGHGGGDRAAAVAELAGVLADMRRVQGAEHPRTREVAALLADWSGETA from the coding sequence ATGGCGCAGCGCAGCGACGGCGGACCGGCCGATCCCCGGGCCGCGTTCGCGGCCGCGCTGGCCCGGCTGCGCGCCGCCGTGCCCGACGCCTCCGACGAGGTGCTCGCCCGGCGGGCCAGCGCGACCGCGCTGCCGTCCGGGCGGCGGATCACCGTGAACGCGCGCCGCCTGGGTGAATGGTTCAACGGCCGGTCGGTGCCCCGGGACTTCGAGCAGGTCCTGGCCGTGGTCCAGGCCGTCGCGGCGATGACCGCGGCGGCGGGCGTGGCGGCCGGGCCGCCGCCGCAGCAGTGGCGGCGGCTGTGGCGCGACGCCCACGAGCACCGCGCGGAGCGCCCGGCCGGGCCGGTGCCCACGGCGGCGGACCTGGTCGTCGGCCGCCCGCCCAGCGACGCGGTGGCGCTGCGGGAACGGACCCCGCTGGCCGACGCCATCGACGCGGCGCTGGCCGACCCGGCGGTGCGCCAGGTGGTGCTGACCGGGCCGGGCGGCTCGGGCAAGTCGCAGCTGGCCGCGGCCGCCTTCCACCGCTGCCGCAGCGACGGCGGTGTGCACGTGTGGGTTCCGGCGTCCTCGCGCCAGTCGGTGCTCACCGCGTACGCCCGCGCCTGGCGTGCCCTGGCCGCCGACCGCGACGGCGGCGGGTACGGCCACGACGAGGAGACGCAGGCGGACCTGCTCGTGGCCTGGCTGCGCACGGCCCAGCGGCCCTGGCTGGTGGTGCTCGACGACGTCGACGATCCGGCCGACCTGGACGGGTTGTGGCCGATCGGCGACCGCGGCCGCAGCGTCGTGACCACCCGCCGCCGCGACGCCCCGGTGCTGCGCCCCGACGCCCGGATGGTGCCGGTCGGCATGTTCAGCGCCGCCGAGTCGGTCGACTACCTGCGCAGCCGCCTGTCGGTCGCCGACCCGGCGCAGGCCCCGGCCGACGCCGAGCTGGCCGACCTCGCCGAACGGCTCGGCCACTTCCCGCTGGCGCTGTCGCAGGCCGCCGCGTTCCTGCTCGACAGCCGGACGAGCGTCGCGGCGTACCGGCGGCTGCTGGACGATCGGCGGGAGCGCCTGGTCGACCTGTTCCCGTCCTCGTCTCCGGCCGACGGGCACGCCCGCACCGTGGCCAGCACCTGGCAGCTGGCCGCGCAGCGTGCCGCGGCGCTGGCCCGGCCCGGGGTGGCGCAGCGGATGCTGGAGCTGGTGGCGGTGCTGGCACCGGAAGGGGTGCCGCAGGAGGTGGTGCTGACCGAGGCCGCCTGCGAGTGGGTCGGCGGCACCGCCCGCGAGGCGCTGGCGGCGCTGCGGGCGCTGCACCGGCTCAGCCTGGTCAACCACGACGGCGCCACCGTGGCGACCCACGCCCTGGTGCAGCGGGCCGTGCTGGAGGCCGCGCCCGACCAGCCTGGCCTCGCCCGCGCCGCCGCCGACGCGCTGGAGCAGGCGTGGGCCGTCGACGGCGGCAGGCACCTGGCCGCGCTGTACGACAGCGTCACCGCGCTGCGCCGCGCCGCCGGCGACCACCTGTGGCACGAGCGGATGCACCCGGTGCTGCGCCGCATCGGCGACCACCTCGCCGGCCTCGGCCGCGTCGCCGCCGCCCAGCAGGCCACCGCCCAGCTGCTGGCGCAGGCCCGCGGACACCTGGGCGAGCAGCACCGCGACGTCCTGTTCCTGCGGATGCAGGCCGCCCGCGCCGACGGGGAACTGGGCCGGGTGGCCGAGTCCTACGCCGCGCTCACCGGCGTGCGTCAGGACGCGCAGCGGCTGCTCGGGGCGGATGATCCGGAGACCCTCGCGGCGCGGGTGCACGAGGCCCGGCACCGGCTGGAGCTCGGGGCCGCCGCGGCCGCGCTGGCGGACCTCGTCCGGGTGGCCGACGACGTGACCCGGGCGCTGGGCGCCGGGCATCCGACCGCGCTGACGGTCCGTCGCCACGTCGCGCTGTGCCGGGGGCTGTCGGGCGACGCGGCGGGCGCGCGGGCCGACTACGCCGCGCTCGCCGAAGACCTGGCCCGGCTGCGCGGGCCGTCGCACCTGGACACCCTGATCACGCACTCCGAACTGGGGCGGTGGATCGGGGAGACCGGGGACGCCGCCGGGGCGGTGCACACGTACGAGGGGGCGGTGGCGGGGCTGGAAGAGCTGCTCGGGCGGCTCCACCACCAGACGCTCCAGGCGCGGCACAACCTTGCCTACTGGCGGGCCCTGGCCGGGCAGCCGGCCGCGGCGGTGCCCGAGTTCGCCGTGGCGGCGGGCGACGCCCGGCAGGCATTAGGGCCGAGGCATCCGACCACGCTGACGTTCCAGGCGAACCTGGCCTACTGGCGGGGCCGGTCCGGGGCGGCGTCGGCGGGGGCGGAGCTGGCCGAGGTGGGTGCGGTCGTGGCGGAGGTGCTGGGGCCGGACCATCCCCGTACGCTGCGGATCCGGCAGCAGCGGGCCGAGCTGGGCCACGGCGGCGGCGACCGGGCGGCGGCGGTGGCCGAGCTCGCCGGGGTGCTGGCCGACATGCGGCGGGTGCAGGGCGCGGAGCATCCGCGTACCCGGGAGGTCGCGGCCCTGCTGGCGGACTGGTCCGGCGAAACGGCCTAA
- a CDS encoding DUF6458 family protein: MGIGASIFLMVLGAILAFAVDFHIGGLDIDVVGWILMIGGAVGLILTTFIWGPRRRAVVTREPVDYRVEERTEL, encoded by the coding sequence ATGGGTATCGGCGCCAGCATCTTCCTGATGGTCCTCGGCGCGATCCTCGCGTTCGCCGTGGACTTCCACATCGGCGGGCTCGACATCGACGTCGTCGGCTGGATCCTCATGATCGGCGGTGCGGTGGGCCTGATCCTCACCACGTTCATCTGGGGCCCGCGCCGGCGCGCCGTGGTCACCCGCGAGCCGGTCGACTACCGGGTGGAGGAACGCACCGAGCTGTGA
- a CDS encoding MFS transporter, giving the protein MAAAESLPAGRFSPALRQILVPLALAQFICSFAGSNMNVMINDISKDLNTTVQGVQIAITIFLLVMAALMIPGGKLTDRYGRKRCFLAGLILYGIGALMSAVSPGLGILILGNSIFEGVGTALLIPPVYILTTLVFTGVTNRARAFGAISALGGIGAAAGPLIGGLIASTLGWRWAFVFQAVVIAAIVLLSRRITDPLPADPTRPFDTKGAVLSAGGLVLIVAGILAADNNGWVMLGLIAAGVLLLALFFRSVRAKERAGQEPLLSTALFRNRTSNLGLVTQNAQWLLLTGTSFVVSAYLQVVRGYDPIQTGIVFTATTAGLLASSLAAERFARRRPQRLLIQVGFVLTAVGVAALLALVTGSPSPWAFAPGLLLIGLGLGMMLTPSVNVVQSSFGDSLQGEISGLSRSVSNLGSSLGTAVAGTILVAGITSTPQRSYGLAMAVLGVVALVGLLVATRLPRTPPPTAAS; this is encoded by the coding sequence ATGGCCGCGGCTGAGTCCCTGCCGGCCGGGCGGTTCTCCCCGGCGCTGCGGCAGATCCTCGTGCCGCTGGCGCTGGCGCAGTTCATCTGCAGCTTCGCCGGTTCCAACATGAACGTCATGATCAACGACATCAGCAAGGACCTGAACACCACGGTCCAGGGCGTGCAGATCGCGATCACGATCTTCCTGCTGGTGATGGCCGCGCTGATGATCCCCGGCGGCAAACTGACCGACCGGTACGGCCGCAAGCGCTGCTTCCTCGCGGGCCTGATCCTCTACGGCATCGGTGCCCTGATGAGCGCCGTGTCGCCGGGCCTGGGCATCCTCATCCTCGGCAACTCGATCTTCGAGGGGGTCGGCACCGCGCTGCTGATCCCACCCGTCTACATCCTGACCACGCTGGTGTTCACCGGGGTCACCAACCGAGCCCGCGCCTTCGGCGCGATCAGCGCCCTCGGCGGCATCGGCGCCGCCGCGGGCCCGCTCATCGGCGGCCTCATCGCCTCGACACTCGGCTGGCGCTGGGCGTTCGTGTTCCAGGCCGTGGTGATCGCCGCGATCGTCCTGCTCAGCCGCAGGATCACCGACCCCCTGCCGGCGGACCCGACCCGGCCGTTCGACACCAAGGGCGCCGTGCTGTCGGCGGGCGGGCTGGTGCTGATCGTCGCGGGCATCCTGGCCGCCGACAACAACGGCTGGGTCATGCTGGGCCTGATCGCTGCGGGCGTGCTGCTGCTGGCGCTGTTCTTCCGGTCCGTACGCGCCAAGGAGCGCGCCGGGCAGGAGCCGCTGCTGTCGACCGCGCTGTTCCGCAACCGCACCTCCAACCTGGGCCTGGTCACCCAGAACGCCCAGTGGCTGCTGCTCACCGGCACCTCGTTCGTGGTCTCGGCGTATCTCCAGGTGGTCCGCGGCTACGACCCGATCCAGACCGGCATCGTCTTCACCGCCACCACCGCGGGCCTGCTCGCCTCCTCCCTGGCCGCCGAGCGGTTCGCCCGCAGGCGCCCGCAGCGCCTGCTCATCCAGGTCGGCTTCGTGCTCACCGCCGTCGGCGTCGCGGCCCTGCTCGCCCTGGTGACCGGCTCGCCCAGCCCGTGGGCGTTCGCGCCCGGCCTGCTGCTCATCGGCCTCGGCCTGGGCATGATGCTCACCCCGTCGGTGAACGTGGTGCAGTCCAGCTTCGGCGACTCGCTACAGGGCGAGATCTCCGGCCTGTCGCGCAGCGTCTCCAACCTCGGCTCCTCGCTGGGCACCGCCGTGGCGGGCACGATCCTGGTCGCCGGGATCACGTCGACCCCCCAGCGGTCGTACGGGCTGGCCATGGCCGTGCTCGGCGTCGTCGCGCTGGTCGGCCTGCTGGTCGCCACGCGCCTGCCGCGCACCCCGCCGCCGACCGCCGCTTCCTGA
- a CDS encoding NAD(P)/FAD-dependent oxidoreductase yields MTGTEFDAVVVGTGPNGLTAAVTLARAGLRVAAYEAADTVGGGARTEWLTLPGFRHDPCSAVHPLGAGSPVLRGWPLHDHGLTWLDPDVALAHPFPDGSAAVLDRSVTRTAASLGADAEPYRRLVGPFLRDWDDLAADVLRAPLDGLPRHPLLLARFGLRAAQPVALLARRFGGPRARALLAGLGGHVMAPLTTPATGGVALLFALAAHRFSWPAPQGGSRRLSEALSGYLRVLGGKVFTGHLVASLDELPAARAYLLDVTPRALAALAGARLPDRYARRLRAYRPGPAVFKLDYALAGPVPWTAPECRRAGTVHVGPSYAEIDASLRAVHRGRAPEVPYLIAAQPSLADPTRAPAGQHVLWVYAHVPNGWTGDLTGPVEAQLERFAPGFRDLVLARAAAGPAEVARRNPNNLGGDIGNGRADGLRLLLRPVPVPVPYATPDPAVFLCSAATPPGPGVHGMCGYHAARTALRRVFGVDGGP; encoded by the coding sequence ATGACCGGCACCGAATTCGACGCCGTGGTGGTCGGCACCGGCCCGAACGGGCTCACCGCCGCGGTCACCCTCGCCCGGGCGGGGCTGCGCGTGGCCGCGTACGAGGCGGCCGACACCGTCGGCGGCGGCGCGCGCACCGAGTGGCTGACCCTGCCCGGCTTCCGGCACGACCCCTGCTCGGCGGTGCACCCGCTCGGCGCGGGCTCGCCCGTGCTGCGCGGCTGGCCCCTGCACGACCACGGCCTGACCTGGCTGGACCCGGACGTGGCGCTGGCCCACCCGTTCCCGGACGGCTCTGCGGCGGTGCTCGACCGGTCCGTGACGCGCACCGCCGCCTCGCTGGGCGCCGACGCCGAGCCGTACCGCCGACTGGTCGGGCCGTTCCTGCGCGACTGGGACGACCTGGCCGCCGACGTGCTGCGCGCCCCGCTGGACGGGCTGCCCCGGCACCCGCTGCTGCTGGCCCGGTTCGGCCTGCGCGCGGCGCAGCCCGTGGCGCTGCTGGCGCGCCGGTTCGGCGGGCCGCGGGCCCGAGCGCTGCTGGCCGGGCTGGGCGGGCACGTCATGGCGCCGCTGACCACCCCCGCGACCGGCGGCGTGGCGCTGCTGTTCGCGCTGGCCGCGCACCGGTTCAGCTGGCCGGCGCCGCAGGGCGGGTCGCGCCGGCTGTCCGAGGCGCTGTCGGGCTACCTGCGGGTGCTGGGCGGCAAGGTGTTCACCGGGCACCTGGTGGCCAGCCTCGACGAGCTGCCGGCGGCGCGGGCGTACCTGCTCGACGTGACCCCCCGCGCGCTGGCGGCACTGGCCGGAGCCCGGCTGCCGGACCGGTACGCGCGGCGCCTGCGCGCCTACCGGCCAGGTCCGGCCGTGTTCAAGCTCGACTACGCGCTGGCGGGACCGGTTCCGTGGACGGCTCCGGAGTGCCGCCGCGCGGGCACCGTGCACGTCGGGCCGTCGTACGCCGAGATCGACGCGTCGCTGCGCGCCGTGCACCGCGGCCGCGCGCCCGAGGTTCCGTACCTGATCGCGGCCCAGCCGAGCCTGGCCGACCCCACCCGCGCCCCGGCCGGGCAGCATGTGCTGTGGGTCTACGCGCACGTGCCCAACGGCTGGACCGGCGACCTCACCGGGCCGGTCGAGGCGCAACTGGAGCGGTTCGCGCCGGGGTTCCGTGATCTTGTGCTGGCGCGGGCCGCCGCCGGCCCGGCCGAGGTCGCGCGGCGCAATCCGAACAACCTCGGCGGCGACATCGGCAACGGCCGCGCCGACGGCCTGCGGTTGCTGCTGCGTCCGGTGCCGGTACCGGTTCCGTACGCCACCCCGGACCCGGCCGTGTTCCTGTGCTCGGCGGCCACCCCGCCCGGCCCCGGCGTGCACGGGATGTGCGGCTACCACGCCGCCCGCACCGCGCTGCGCCGCGTGTTCGGCGTCGACGGCGGGCCGTGA
- a CDS encoding general stress protein, translating to MVTVATYTEYRDAQRAVDYLSDQKFPVEHSAIVGTNLRLVEKILGRMTTGRAALYGAGGGAWFGLFIGLLFGIFVHGNWLAIIVAAVVIAAIWGAIFGAVAHAMTRGTRDFSSAESLQAGEYAVSVTAEHADQARQLLAGLTPPRATA from the coding sequence ATGGTGACCGTCGCGACCTACACCGAATACCGCGACGCCCAGCGGGCGGTGGACTACCTCTCCGACCAGAAGTTCCCGGTCGAGCACTCCGCGATCGTCGGCACCAACCTGCGCCTGGTCGAGAAGATCCTCGGCCGGATGACCACCGGCCGGGCCGCGCTGTACGGCGCGGGCGGCGGCGCCTGGTTCGGCCTGTTCATCGGTCTGCTGTTCGGCATCTTCGTCCACGGGAACTGGCTCGCCATCATCGTCGCCGCCGTGGTCATCGCGGCGATCTGGGGTGCGATCTTCGGCGCGGTCGCGCACGCCATGACGCGCGGCACCCGCGACTTCAGCTCGGCCGAGTCGCTCCAGGCCGGCGAGTACGCCGTCAGCGTCACCGCCGAGCACGCCGACCAGGCCCGCCAGCTCCTCGCCGGCCTCACCCCGCCCCGGGCCACCGCCTGA
- a CDS encoding M56 family metallopeptidase: protein MRTWVYLPLLLSAAVPWLASWAGARVSPAAAVRTAATAAAVATAAWVCCLSLLALTLFDDLPPLSAFDDRGLGLPEPVPGLVALAAAAVLAAGAVRLAREVARRRRVLRELRAVGCPHDGLLVADWAEPFAVAVPGRPGHLLVTSGMLRLLDGRERRVLFAHERSHLNRCHHRWVAVAAWSAALNPLLAPLAVQVAHAVERWADEDAAAEVGNRELVARTVAKAALAGDAKRLEPAMALHGSGVVARVRALQAPCPAGDRRVLAGLAACCTLLLAATVIAAGDFVSVAQAWLSQLS from the coding sequence GTGAGGACGTGGGTGTACCTGCCGCTGCTGCTGTCGGCGGCGGTGCCGTGGCTGGCGAGCTGGGCCGGGGCCCGGGTGTCCCCGGCGGCCGCGGTGCGTACGGCCGCGACGGCCGCCGCGGTCGCGACGGCGGCGTGGGTGTGCTGCCTGTCGCTGCTGGCGCTGACGCTGTTCGACGACCTGCCGCCGCTGTCGGCCTTCGACGACCGCGGCCTCGGGCTGCCGGAACCGGTCCCGGGCCTGGTGGCGCTGGCGGCCGCGGCGGTGCTGGCCGCCGGTGCGGTCCGGCTCGCGCGCGAGGTGGCCCGGCGGCGCCGGGTGCTGCGGGAACTGCGCGCCGTGGGCTGCCCGCACGACGGCCTGCTCGTCGCGGACTGGGCCGAACCGTTCGCGGTCGCGGTGCCGGGACGCCCCGGGCACCTGCTGGTGACCTCGGGCATGCTGCGGCTGCTGGACGGCCGGGAGCGGCGGGTGCTGTTCGCGCACGAGCGGTCGCACCTGAACCGGTGCCACCACCGGTGGGTCGCGGTCGCGGCGTGGTCGGCGGCGCTGAACCCGCTGCTGGCGCCACTGGCGGTGCAGGTGGCGCACGCGGTGGAGCGCTGGGCCGACGAGGACGCCGCGGCCGAGGTCGGCAACCGGGAGCTGGTCGCGCGTACGGTGGCCAAGGCGGCGCTGGCAGGTGACGCGAAGCGGCTGGAACCGGCGATGGCCCTGCACGGCTCCGGGGTGGTGGCCCGGGTGCGGGCGTTGCAGGCGCCGTGCCCGGCGGGCGACCGCCGGGTCCTGGCCGGGCTGGCCGCCTGCTGCACCCTGCTGCTGGCTGCCACGGTCATCGCGGCGGGCGATTTCGTGTCCGTCGCCCAGGCCTGGCTCTCCCAACTGAGCTGA